A genomic region of Caenorhabditis elegans chromosome V contains the following coding sequences:
- the clec-37 gene encoding C-type lectin domain-containing protein (Confirmed by transcript evidence), producing the protein MPTLPPVLGKLNHFLQLHWRIILIVVIFELSVIIGTAHFTYVLSNHAACETDIITKTTIRTSTVTSFTKTSTISETPSTTSLVSISSTHAPSNNLSCHIGFELIGGKCLQLLTGVGTRANGNHNCWLHGGSKLFSIRNEQENSAILDFASKNNIGNIWTGLLCHGHTISTCIWDIVSGSAESYDNFASGYPNVSTASCGYFITTGKEAGQWKTGLCNQQNSILCELPPTIYDKNCEKNFNNHCYTRFDDAYTVAEAHEFCKPMCAEVVSINSGDESRYVQSIYNVKEHIILGVAVLNDNNIYWLDGSSTVFINIGNNDNGTCAIMDVSFGMGYWTTIECSQKAWILCKRPAGIEC; encoded by the exons ATGCCGACTTTACCTCCAGTGCTCGGAAAATTAAATCATTTTCTACAACTTCATTGGAGAATTATTCTGATTGTGGTAATATTTGAACTTTCTGTTATAATTGGAACTGCTCACTTCACGTATGTTCTATCAAATCATGCGGCTTGTGAAACAG ACATCATAACAAAGACTACAATTCGAACAAGTACTGTAACCAGTTTCACAAAAACTTCAACTATTTCAG AAACTCCATCTACAACAAGTTTGGTGTCAATATCTAGCACACATG CTCCCTCAAACAACCTAAGTTGTCACATCGGTTTCGAGTTGATCGGTGGTAAATGCTTGCAATTATTAACTGGGGTTGGCACACGAGCAAATGGTAACCACAATTGTTGGCTGCACGGAggttcaaaactattttcgaTTAGGAATGAACAG GAAAATAGCGCAATTCTTGATTTTGCCTCAAAGAACAATATTGGCAACATCTGGACAGGGTTGCTTTGTCATGGGCACACTATTTCCACGTGTATTTGGGATATAGTGAGTGGATCCGCGGAGAGCTATGATAACTTTGCAAGCG GTTATCCCAACGTGAGCACTGCTTCGTGTGGTTACTTCATCACCACTGGAAAGGAAGCTGGACAATGGAAAACTGGCTTGTGCAATCAGCAAAATAGTATCTTATGTGAATTACCTCCAACTATTTATG acaaaaattgcgaaaaaaattttaacaatcaTTGTTACACACGCTTTGATGATGCCTACACCGTCGCTGAAGCACATGAATTTTGCAAGCCGATGTGCGCCGAAGTTGTGTCAATCAATTCTGGCGATGAAAGTCGCTACGTACAATCCATTTACAATGTGAAGGAACATATTATACTTGGCGTAGCGGTTTTAAACGACAATAATATTTATTGGCTGGACGGATCATCCACGGTGTTCATAAACATTGGGAACAATGACAATGGAACTTGTGCGATCATGGATGTCTCATTTGGTATGGGTTACTGGACCACTATCGAATGTTCCCAGAAGGCGTGGATTTTGTGTAAACGACCCGCTGGAATTGAGTGTTGA
- the clec-35 gene encoding C-type lectin domain-containing protein (Confirmed by transcript evidence): MMFEKLHRFLQLHWKIILFGVIFEILITIGAVRLTYILSKPFCETDTITSSAIQTSTVSSFATTSTGSDTSSNSTTTRPLSTSTEPAPPFTLDCTIGFTHINGKCWFLIPIRRTREDADAVCMGYGGSTLFSIRNEQENTAALDYLSNAGVNYVWTGLICAGNTSSSCTWDMKSGSAADYDNFANGFPNETNTSCVYFITSGPDAGQWKSGSCNQTMGFMCELPPTIHDGSCDYNYNNQCYLRYNTPHNIPDAQEICKTRCANLVSISSANENRFIRSLFTTQGYVLLGAAVIYYDDIYWLDGSPAVYNYIERYQHGACLLLNVNWVYITDGAWYTERCTTPGKFLCKRPAGTVC; this comes from the exons atgatgtttgaaaaattacatcGATTCCTGCAACTTCATTGGAAGATCATACTGTTTggggtaatttttgaaattttgattacaATTGGAGCTGTTCGTTTAACATATATTCTGTCGAAGCCCTTTTGTGAAACAG ATACAATAACAAGTTCTGCTATTCAAACAAGCACAGTATCCAGTTTCGCAACAACATCAACAGGATCAG ATACTTCATCCAACTCAACAACAACCAGGCCCTTGTCAACTTCCACTGAACCTG CACCCCCCTTCACTCTTGATTGCACAATAGGCTTCACCCATATCAATGGaaaatgttggtttttaaTTCCTATTCGCCGAACACGAGAAGATGCCGACGCTGTTTGTATGGGATACGGAGGTTCAacccttttttcaattaggaATGAACAG GAAAATACTGCAGCTCTTGATTATTTGTCAAACGCCGGCGTTAATTATGTTTGGACCGGGTTGATATGTGCCGGTAACACTAGTTCATCGTGCACGTGGGATATGAAGAGTGGGTCTGCGGCGGACTACGATAACTTTGCCAACG GCTTTCCCAACGAGACCAATACAAGCTGTGTGTACTTTATCACCAGTGGGCCAGATGCTGGACAGTGGAAAAGTGGCTCATGCAATCAGACAATGGGTTTTATGTGTGAACTACCTCCAACTATTCATG aCGGTAGTTGTGATTACAATTACAACAATCAATGTTACCTACGCTACAATACTCCGCACAACATTCCTGATGCTCAAGAAATCTGTAAAACAAGATGTGCCAACCTTGTTTCAATCAGCTCGGCCAATGAAAATCGCTTCATACGATCACTATTTACTACACAAGGATATGTTTTACTTGGCGCTGCGGTTATATACTACGACGATATTTATTGGCTGGATGGATCACCAGCGGTGTATAATTATATTGAACGGTATCAACACGGAGCTTGTCTGCTGCTGAATGTGAATTGGGTTTACATCACTGACGGTGCCTGGTACACCGAAAGATGCACCACTCCAGGAAAATTTCTGTGTAAACGGCCTGCAGGAACTGTTTGTTGA
- the clec-35 gene encoding C-type lectin domain-containing protein (Partially confirmed by transcript evidence), translating into MMFEKLHRFLQLHWKIILFGVIFEILITIGAVRLTYILSKPFCETDTITSSAIQTSTVSSFATTSTGSDTSSNSTTTRPLSTSTEPAPPFTLDCTIGFTHINGKCWFLIPIRRTREDADAVCMGYGGSTLFSIRNEQENTAALDYLSNAGVNYVWTGLICAGNTSSSCTWDMKSGSAADYDNFANGEKVIGFPNETNTSCVYFITSGPDAGQWKSGSCNQTMGFMCELPPTIHDGSCDYNYNNQCYLRYNTPHNIPDAQEICKTRCANLVSISSANENRFIRSLFTTQGYVLLGAAVIYYDDIYWLDGSPAVYNYIERYQHGACLLLNVNWVYITDGAWYTERCTTPGKFLCKRPAGTVC; encoded by the exons atgatgtttgaaaaattacatcGATTCCTGCAACTTCATTGGAAGATCATACTGTTTggggtaatttttgaaattttgattacaATTGGAGCTGTTCGTTTAACATATATTCTGTCGAAGCCCTTTTGTGAAACAG ATACAATAACAAGTTCTGCTATTCAAACAAGCACAGTATCCAGTTTCGCAACAACATCAACAGGATCAG ATACTTCATCCAACTCAACAACAACCAGGCCCTTGTCAACTTCCACTGAACCTG CACCCCCCTTCACTCTTGATTGCACAATAGGCTTCACCCATATCAATGGaaaatgttggtttttaaTTCCTATTCGCCGAACACGAGAAGATGCCGACGCTGTTTGTATGGGATACGGAGGTTCAacccttttttcaattaggaATGAACAG GAAAATACTGCAGCTCTTGATTATTTGTCAAACGCCGGCGTTAATTATGTTTGGACCGGGTTGATATGTGCCGGTAACACTAGTTCATCGTGCACGTGGGATATGAAGAGTGGGTCTGCGGCGGACTACGATAACTTTGCCAACGGTGAGAAAGTGATAG GCTTTCCCAACGAGACCAATACAAGCTGTGTGTACTTTATCACCAGTGGGCCAGATGCTGGACAGTGGAAAAGTGGCTCATGCAATCAGACAATGGGTTTTATGTGTGAACTACCTCCAACTATTCATG aCGGTAGTTGTGATTACAATTACAACAATCAATGTTACCTACGCTACAATACTCCGCACAACATTCCTGATGCTCAAGAAATCTGTAAAACAAGATGTGCCAACCTTGTTTCAATCAGCTCGGCCAATGAAAATCGCTTCATACGATCACTATTTACTACACAAGGATATGTTTTACTTGGCGCTGCGGTTATATACTACGACGATATTTATTGGCTGGATGGATCACCAGCGGTGTATAATTATATTGAACGGTATCAACACGGAGCTTGTCTGCTGCTGAATGTGAATTGGGTTTACATCACTGACGGTGCCTGGTACACCGAAAGATGCACCACTCCAGGAAAATTTCTGTGTAAACGGCCTGCAGGAACTGTTTGTTGA